A DNA window from Brenneria izadpanahii contains the following coding sequences:
- the argH gene encoding argininosuccinate lyase, protein MALWGGRFSQAADQRFKQFNDSLRFDYRLAEQDIIGSIGWSKALVTVNVLSEQEQQQLEQALNALLADVQADPEIILQSDAEDIHSWVEQRLIEKVGDLGKKLHTGRSRNDQVATDLKLWCKAQIAELHLAVRQLRQALVATAEANQDAVMPGYTHLQRAQPVTFAHWCLAYHEMLARDESRLEDTLKRLDVSPLGCGALAGTAYPIDREQLAGWLGFASATRNSLDTVSDRDHVLELLSDAAIGMVHLSRFAEDLIFFNSGEAAFVELSDRVTSGSSLMPQKKNPDALELIRGKCGRVQGALAGMMVTLKGLPLAYNKDMQEDKEGLFDALDTWHDCLMMAALVLEGIQVKRPRCQEAAEQGYANATELADYLVAKGVPFREAHHIVGEAVVEAIRQGKALEALPLPELRKFSDVIADDVYPILSLQSCLDKRAAQGGVSPQQVAKAISDAKQRLS, encoded by the coding sequence ATGGCTTTGTGGGGCGGTCGGTTCAGTCAGGCGGCAGATCAACGTTTTAAACAGTTTAATGACTCGCTGCGGTTTGATTACCGTCTGGCAGAGCAGGACATCATCGGCTCGATTGGCTGGTCAAAAGCGTTGGTTACCGTCAATGTGCTCAGCGAACAAGAGCAACAGCAGTTGGAGCAAGCGCTGAATGCGCTGTTGGCTGACGTTCAGGCCGATCCTGAAATCATCCTGCAAAGTGATGCCGAAGATATTCATAGCTGGGTTGAGCAGCGCCTGATTGAAAAAGTCGGCGATCTGGGTAAAAAGCTGCATACCGGGCGTAGTCGTAACGATCAGGTGGCCACCGACCTGAAACTGTGGTGCAAAGCGCAGATTGCCGAACTGCATCTGGCGGTGCGTCAACTGCGCCAGGCGTTGGTCGCCACGGCGGAAGCGAACCAGGATGCCGTCATGCCGGGCTATACCCACTTGCAGCGTGCCCAGCCGGTAACGTTTGCTCACTGGTGCCTGGCTTATCATGAAATGCTGGCGCGCGACGAAAGCCGGTTGGAAGATACGCTGAAACGTCTGGACGTCAGCCCGTTGGGCTGCGGGGCGCTGGCCGGTACGGCTTATCCTATTGACCGCGAGCAGTTGGCCGGATGGCTGGGTTTCGCTTCCGCCACGCGCAACAGTCTGGATACGGTATCCGATCGCGATCACGTGCTGGAACTGCTATCCGACGCCGCTATCGGCATGGTGCATCTGTCGCGTTTCGCTGAAGACCTGATTTTCTTTAACAGCGGCGAAGCGGCGTTTGTCGAGCTGTCCGATCGCGTGACCTCCGGTTCATCGTTAATGCCGCAGAAAAAGAATCCTGACGCGCTGGAGTTGATTCGCGGTAAATGCGGTCGCGTTCAGGGCGCGCTGGCCGGCATGATGGTGACGCTGAAAGGGTTGCCGCTGGCGTACAACAAGGATATGCAGGAAGACAAAGAAGGTCTGTTCGACGCGCTGGATACCTGGCACGACTGCCTGATGATGGCCGCGCTGGTGCTGGAAGGCATTCAGGTCAAGCGCCCCCGCTGTCAGGAAGCCGCCGAGCAGGGCTATGCCAACGCGACGGAACTGGCGGATTATCTGGTTGCTAAAGGCGTGCCGTTCCGGGAGGCGCACCATATCGTCGGCGAAGCGGTTGTCGAAGCCATTCGCCAGGGGAAAGCGCTGGAAGCGCTGCCGCTGCCGGAGCTACGGAAGTTTAGCGACGTTATCGCCGATGACGTTTACCCTATCCTGTCCTTGCAATCCTGTCTGGATAAACGCGCGGCGCAGGGCGGCGTGTCGCCTCAGCAGGTGGCGAAAGCCATCAGCGACGCTAAACAGCGTCTGAGCTGA
- the ppc gene encoding phosphoenolpyruvate carboxylase — MKEQYSAMRSNVSMLGKLLGDTIKEALGENILDKVERIRKLSKSSRAGSEKHRQELLNTLQNLSNDELLPVARAFSQFLNLTNTAEQYHTISPHGEAASNPEILSKTFDRLKTTKGLTEKDIRNAVESLSIELVLTAHPTEITRRTLIHKLVEVNTCLKQLDHDDLADYERNQIMRRLRQLIAQSWHTDEIRKIRPTPIEEAKWGFAVVENSLWEGVPAFLRELDELLEKSFGYRLPVEAVPVRFTSWMGGDRDGNPNVTAEVTRRVLLLSRWKAADLFLQDIQFLVSELSMSECTPELRKLAGGDEVQEPYRAIMKSLRAQLNSTLAYLDARLKGGELLAPKDLLVSNEQLWEPLFACYQSLHACGMGIIADGQLLDTLRRVRCFGVPLVRIDVRQESTNHSEALAEITRYLGLGDYESWSESDKQAFLIRELSSKRPLLPRQWEPSAETKEVIDTCKVIAKAPAGSIATYVISMARTPSDVLAVHLLLKEAGCPFTLPVVPLFETLEDLNNADDVMTQLLNIDWYRGVIQGKQMVMIGYSDSAKDAGVMAASWAQYRAQDALIKTCEKAGIALTLFHGRGGSIGRGGAPAHAALLSQPPGSLKGGLRVTEQGEMIRFKFGLPEVTISSLALYTGAILEANLLPPPEPEQEWIEVMDELSRVSCDMYRGYVRENPDFVPYFRSATPELELGKLPLGSRPAKRRPTGGVESLRAIPWIFAWTQNRLMLPAWLGAGAALQKVVDDGKQTQLEAMCRNWPFFSTRIGMLEMVFSKADLWLAEYYDQRLVDKKLWPLGKQLREQLAADIHVVLTIANDDHLMEDLPWIAESIALRNVYTDPLNVLQAELLHRSRQREEPDPEVELALMVTIAGVAAGMRNTG, encoded by the coding sequence ATGAAAGAGCAATATTCAGCAATGCGAAGTAACGTCAGCATGCTAGGTAAGCTACTTGGCGATACTATCAAGGAAGCGCTGGGTGAGAACATACTTGATAAGGTAGAAAGGATTCGTAAATTATCAAAGTCCTCCCGAGCGGGCAGTGAAAAGCACCGACAGGAACTGCTGAACACACTACAAAACCTGTCCAATGACGAGCTACTGCCGGTAGCCCGCGCATTTAGTCAATTTCTTAACTTAACCAATACCGCTGAGCAATATCACACGATCTCCCCGCACGGTGAAGCCGCCAGCAACCCGGAGATACTCTCCAAAACTTTCGACCGCTTAAAAACAACCAAAGGTCTAACGGAAAAAGACATTCGTAATGCCGTCGAATCGCTTTCCATCGAGCTGGTATTGACCGCGCACCCCACCGAGATTACCCGCCGTACCCTGATCCACAAGCTGGTTGAAGTAAACACCTGTCTGAAACAGCTCGACCATGACGATCTGGCCGATTATGAACGTAACCAGATTATGCGCCGCCTGCGCCAGTTGATCGCACAATCCTGGCATACCGACGAAATTCGTAAAATCCGTCCGACGCCGATAGAAGAAGCCAAATGGGGTTTTGCCGTCGTCGAGAACAGCCTTTGGGAAGGCGTGCCCGCCTTTTTGCGCGAGCTGGATGAACTGCTTGAAAAGTCTTTCGGTTATCGTCTGCCCGTGGAAGCCGTGCCGGTGCGTTTTACCTCATGGATGGGCGGAGACCGCGACGGCAACCCGAACGTGACGGCCGAGGTGACTCGCCGGGTGCTATTGCTCAGCCGTTGGAAAGCGGCCGATCTGTTCCTGCAAGATATTCAGTTCCTGGTATCGGAATTGTCGATGTCGGAATGTACGCCGGAATTACGCAAACTGGCCGGCGGCGACGAGGTTCAAGAACCGTACCGCGCCATCATGAAATCATTACGCGCGCAGTTGAATAGCACGCTGGCTTATCTGGATGCCCGTCTCAAAGGCGGAGAACTGCTGGCGCCGAAAGATCTGCTGGTCAGCAATGAACAATTGTGGGAGCCGCTGTTCGCATGTTACCAGTCGCTGCATGCCTGCGGCATGGGCATCATCGCCGACGGCCAACTGCTGGATACGCTGCGCCGCGTGCGCTGCTTCGGCGTACCGCTGGTGCGCATCGACGTTCGTCAGGAAAGCACCAATCACAGCGAGGCGCTGGCGGAAATCACCCGTTACCTGGGTCTAGGCGACTATGAAAGCTGGTCCGAGTCCGACAAACAGGCCTTCCTGATCCGTGAATTAAGCTCCAAACGTCCGCTGCTGCCGCGCCAGTGGGAACCCAGCGCCGAAACCAAAGAGGTGATCGACACCTGTAAAGTGATAGCCAAAGCGCCCGCCGGTTCGATCGCCACCTATGTCATTTCCATGGCGCGTACGCCTTCCGACGTGCTGGCGGTGCACTTGCTGCTGAAAGAAGCGGGCTGCCCCTTTACATTACCGGTTGTTCCGCTGTTTGAAACGCTGGAAGACTTGAACAATGCCGACGATGTGATGACCCAGTTGCTGAACATCGACTGGTATCGCGGCGTTATTCAGGGCAAGCAGATGGTTATGATCGGCTATTCCGACTCGGCGAAAGACGCCGGCGTGATGGCCGCTTCCTGGGCGCAGTACCGCGCGCAGGACGCGCTGATTAAAACCTGCGAAAAAGCCGGCATCGCGCTGACGCTGTTTCACGGACGCGGCGGCTCAATCGGCCGCGGCGGCGCGCCGGCCCACGCCGCCCTATTGTCACAACCGCCGGGCAGCCTGAAAGGCGGCCTACGCGTGACCGAGCAGGGCGAGATGATCCGCTTTAAATTCGGTCTGCCGGAAGTCACCATCAGCAGTCTGGCGCTTTACACCGGCGCCATTCTGGAAGCCAATCTGCTGCCGCCGCCGGAGCCGGAGCAGGAATGGATAGAGGTGATGGATGAATTATCTCGCGTATCCTGCGATATGTATCGCGGGTACGTGCGTGAAAATCCTGACTTTGTTCCCTATTTCCGCTCCGCCACGCCGGAACTGGAACTGGGTAAATTGCCGTTAGGCTCGCGCCCGGCGAAACGTCGTCCTACCGGCGGCGTAGAAAGCCTGCGCGCCATTCCGTGGATTTTCGCCTGGACGCAGAACCGTCTGATGCTGCCGGCCTGGCTTGGCGCTGGCGCCGCGCTGCAAAAAGTCGTGGACGACGGCAAGCAGACGCAGTTGGAAGCCATGTGCCGCAACTGGCCGTTTTTCTCCACTCGTATCGGGATGCTGGAAATGGTGTTTTCCAAAGCGGATTTGTGGCTGGCTGAATACTATGATCAACGCCTGGTGGACAAAAAGCTATGGCCGCTGGGAAAACAGCTGCGTGAACAGCTAGCCGCCGATATCCATGTGGTGCTGACGATCGCCAATGACGATCACTTGATGGAAGATCTGCCGTGGATCGCAGAATCGATTGCATTGCGTAACGTTTATACTGACCCGTTGAACGTCCTGCAGGCTGAACTGCTGCACCGTTCACGCCAGCGGGAAGAGCCGGATCCGGAAGTGGAACTGGCGCTGATGGTGACTATCGCGGGCGTGGCCGCCGGTATGCGCAACACCGGCTAA
- the argE gene encoding acetylornithine deacetylase: protein MKMNLPPFLELYRALIATPSISATDSTLDQSNQALINLLSGWFTDLGFHVEVQPVPGTRNKFNMLARIGEGKGGLLLAGHTDTVPFDDGRWTRDPFTLTEHDNKLYGLGTADMKGFFAFILDTLRDIDPGKLTKPLYILATADEETTMAGAKYFAASAQVRPDCAIIGEPTSLRPVRAHKGHMSSAIRIQGQSGHSSDPSRGVNAIELMHDAISHLLVLRKTLQERYHNAAFDIPYPTMNLGHIHGGDAPNRICACCELHMDIRPLPGLTLSDLNGLLSQALAPVSQRWPGRLTIGELHPPIPGYECPADHHLVSVVEKLLGAQTEVVNYCTEAPFIQGLCPTLVLGPGSIDQAHQPDEFLDTAFIKPTRELISQMIKHFCLP, encoded by the coding sequence GTGAAGATGAATTTACCCCCTTTTCTTGAGCTATACCGGGCGCTAATCGCAACGCCGTCCATCAGCGCGACCGACAGTACGCTCGATCAAAGTAATCAGGCGTTAATCAATCTGCTGTCCGGCTGGTTCACTGATTTGGGCTTTCATGTTGAAGTTCAGCCAGTACCCGGCACCAGAAACAAATTTAATATGCTGGCCAGAATCGGGGAAGGCAAAGGCGGCTTATTACTGGCGGGACATACGGATACCGTACCGTTCGACGACGGTCGCTGGACGCGCGATCCCTTCACGCTGACCGAGCACGATAACAAGCTGTATGGTCTGGGAACCGCCGATATGAAAGGATTCTTTGCGTTTATTCTTGATACGCTGCGCGACATCGATCCAGGCAAACTGACCAAGCCGCTATATATTCTCGCCACCGCGGATGAAGAGACCACCATGGCCGGCGCCAAATATTTTGCCGCATCCGCGCAGGTCAGGCCGGACTGCGCCATTATCGGCGAACCGACGTCGCTGCGGCCGGTGCGCGCCCATAAGGGCCATATGTCCAGCGCGATCCGGATTCAGGGCCAGTCCGGGCATTCCAGCGATCCGTCGCGCGGCGTGAACGCGATTGAACTGATGCACGATGCGATCTCCCATCTGCTGGTACTGCGCAAAACGCTGCAGGAGCGCTATCACAACGCGGCGTTCGATATCCCCTACCCGACTATGAATCTGGGCCATATCCACGGCGGCGACGCGCCGAACCGAATCTGCGCCTGCTGCGAGCTGCATATGGATATCCGCCCGCTGCCGGGACTGACGCTCAGCGATCTGAACGGCTTGCTGTCGCAAGCGCTGGCGCCGGTCAGCCAGCGCTGGCCGGGCCGCCTGACGATCGGCGAACTGCACCCGCCGATCCCCGGCTACGAATGTCCGGCGGATCATCATTTAGTCTCGGTAGTGGAAAAACTGCTGGGCGCGCAAACCGAAGTCGTCAATTACTGCACCGAAGCGCCGTTTATTCAGGGGCTCTGCCCGACGCTGGTTCTGGGGCCGGGATCGATCGATCAGGCGCATCAGCCAGACGAATTTCTTGATACCGCCTTTATCAAACCGACGAGAGAACTGATTTCTCAGATGATTAAACATTTCTGTCTCCCTTAA
- the ubiB gene encoding ubiquinone biosynthesis regulatory protein kinase UbiB, protein MTPGELLRLYNIVRVLLSYGLDELIPKMRLTIPLRFGRRLLFWLPNRHSDMPLGVRLRLALQELGPVWIKFGQMMSTRRDLFPPAIADQLAMLQDRVDPFDGMLARKQIELSMGGVPLEEWFDDFEVKPLASASIAQVHTARLKTTGKEIVIKVIRPDILPVIKADIRLMKRLAGWLPRLLPDGRRLRPREVVHEYEKTLLDELNLLREAANAIQLRRNFENSRMLYIPEVYPDYCSERMLVMERIYGIPVSDVETLKANGTNMQLLAERGVQVFFTQVFRDSFFHADMHPGNIFINDEHPEDPQYIGIDCGIVGSLNKEDKRYLAENFIAFFNRDYRKVAELHVDSGWVPADTNVEDFEFAIRTVCEPIFEKPLAEISFGHVLLNLFNTARRFNMEVQPQLVLLQKTLLYIEGIGRQLYPQLDLWKTAKPFLENWLQEQVGLPAMIRALKEKAPFWAEKLPDIPELFYDGLRQHRILRQSVDKLADELRTQHIRQGQSRYLLGIGATLLISGTVLLVSHVEADIIPSGLMAAGIVAWIIGWRRTR, encoded by the coding sequence ATGACGCCCGGTGAACTGCTTCGTCTTTACAACATCGTGCGCGTTTTGCTGAGCTACGGCCTGGATGAGCTCATTCCCAAAATGCGTTTAACGATCCCGTTGCGTTTTGGCCGTCGTCTGCTGTTTTGGTTGCCGAATCGACATAGCGATATGCCGCTGGGCGTGCGTTTACGTTTGGCTTTGCAGGAGCTTGGCCCGGTATGGATTAAATTTGGCCAGATGATGTCGACGCGGCGAGATTTGTTCCCGCCGGCGATCGCCGATCAATTGGCGATGCTGCAAGATCGGGTCGATCCCTTCGACGGCATGCTGGCGCGCAAGCAAATCGAGCTCTCGATGGGCGGCGTTCCCCTGGAGGAGTGGTTTGACGATTTCGAGGTGAAGCCGCTTGCCTCGGCATCCATTGCTCAGGTTCATACCGCACGTCTGAAAACCACCGGCAAAGAGATCGTAATCAAGGTGATCCGGCCTGATATTCTGCCGGTGATCAAAGCCGATATCCGCCTGATGAAGCGTCTGGCCGGCTGGCTGCCGAGACTGTTGCCGGATGGGCGGCGCCTGCGTCCGCGGGAAGTCGTGCACGAATATGAGAAAACGCTGCTTGATGAACTGAACCTGCTGCGCGAGGCGGCAAATGCGATTCAGCTGCGCCGCAACTTTGAAAATAGCCGCATGCTGTACATCCCCGAGGTGTACCCGGATTACTGCAGCGAAAGAATGCTGGTGATGGAACGTATCTATGGCATCCCCGTTTCCGACGTGGAAACCTTGAAGGCCAACGGCACCAACATGCAGTTGCTGGCGGAGCGCGGGGTGCAGGTATTCTTTACTCAGGTGTTCCGCGACAGTTTCTTTCATGCCGATATGCATCCCGGCAATATCTTCATTAATGATGAACACCCGGAAGATCCGCAGTACATTGGCATCGACTGCGGAATTGTGGGGTCGCTGAATAAAGAAGATAAACGCTATCTGGCGGAAAACTTTATAGCGTTCTTCAACCGGGATTACCGCAAAGTGGCTGAGTTGCATGTGGATTCAGGCTGGGTGCCCGCAGATACCAACGTTGAAGATTTCGAGTTCGCCATCCGTACCGTGTGCGAGCCTATTTTTGAAAAGCCGTTAGCGGAAATTTCATTCGGTCATGTATTATTGAACCTCTTCAATACGGCTCGCCGTTTTAATATGGAAGTTCAGCCTCAGTTGGTTCTTTTACAAAAAACGCTGCTGTATATCGAAGGGATCGGACGCCAGCTGTATCCGCAGTTGGATCTCTGGAAAACGGCCAAACCATTTCTGGAGAATTGGCTGCAGGAACAGGTCGGCTTGCCGGCTATGATTCGGGCGCTGAAAGAAAAAGCGCCGTTCTGGGCGGAAAAACTGCCGGATATTCCCGAACTGTTTTATGACGGTTTACGCCAGCACAGAATATTGCGGCAGAGCGTGGATAAACTCGCGGATGAGTTGCGAACGCAGCATATCCGGCAAGGGCAATCCCGTTATTTGCTGGGAATTGGCGCAACGCTGCTGATTAGTGGTACGGTGTTACTGGTTAGTCACGTTGAGGCGGATATCATACCTTCTGGTCTGATGGCCGCAGGGATTGTCGCCTGGATTATCGGGTGGCGGCGAACTCGTTGA
- the argB gene encoding acetylglutamate kinase, whose translation MNPLIIKLGGVLLDSEEALERLFTALVTYRQQHQRPLVIVHGGGCLVDDLMKKLSLPVVKKNGLRVTPADQIDIITGALAGSANKTLLSWARKHDINAVGLCLADGGSTKVTQLDEALGFVGKAEAGSPALLNTLLSAGYLPVVSSIGMTDRGDLMNVNADQAATALAETLGADLILLSDVSGILDGKGQRIAEMTAEKAEQLIAQGIITDGMIVKVNAALDAARTLGRPVDIASWRHADQLPALFNGVAIGTRILA comes from the coding sequence ATGAATCCGTTAATTATCAAGCTAGGTGGCGTTTTACTGGATAGCGAAGAAGCGTTGGAGCGCCTCTTTACGGCGCTGGTTACCTATCGCCAGCAACATCAGCGCCCGCTTGTGATTGTGCACGGCGGCGGATGCCTGGTTGACGATCTGATGAAAAAACTATCGTTGCCGGTGGTGAAGAAAAACGGCCTGCGCGTGACTCCCGCCGATCAGATCGACATTATTACCGGCGCGTTGGCCGGTTCGGCGAATAAAACGTTGCTGTCGTGGGCCAGGAAGCACGACATTAACGCGGTTGGCCTGTGCCTGGCGGACGGCGGCAGCACCAAGGTGACGCAGTTGGACGAAGCGCTGGGTTTTGTCGGTAAGGCGGAGGCGGGCTCGCCCGCATTGCTGAATACGCTGTTGTCTGCGGGATACCTGCCGGTTGTCAGCTCTATCGGGATGACCGATCGGGGCGATCTGATGAACGTGAACGCCGACCAGGCCGCAACGGCGCTGGCGGAAACGCTGGGGGCGGATTTAATCCTGCTTTCCGACGTTAGTGGTATTCTGGACGGCAAAGGCCAGCGTATTGCGGAAATGACGGCGGAAAAAGCCGAACAGCTGATCGCGCAGGGTATCATCACCGATGGGATGATTGTTAAGGTCAACGCGGCGCTGGACGCTGCGCGCACGCTGGGGCGTCCGGTGGATATCGCCAGCTGGCGTCATGCCGATCAGCTGCCTGCGCTATTCAACGGCGTGGCTATCGGTACGCGTATTTTAGCGTAG
- the rmuC gene encoding DNA recombination protein RmuC, which translates to MDISMVYGLGGGLAGLLAGWLIVSLSHQRQQSRHETEQRLLEQSLQQTRQLLSECQQAKKEAEQRLRENELELRNVHGQLAAGLEKQQQLAQLREECVQLNQELRALREVNTAQEAELREVTIRLEETRMAAEEKQRLLINSEQRLTTQFENLANRIFEHSGRKVDEQNRQSLDRLLMPLREQLDGFRRQVQDSFGAEARERHTLTHEIRNLQQLNAQMAREAINLTNALKGDNKTQGNWGEVVLSRVLEASGLREGYEYETQVSVQTGANNRMQPDVVVRLPQGKDVVIDAKMSLVAYERYFNSDDEAERLAALNDHLLSVRGHIRLLGSKDYQQLPGLRSLDYVLMFIPVEPAFLVAIDRQPELINEALKHNIMLVSPTTLLVALRTINNLWRYEQQSRNAQRIAERAARLYDKMRLFVDDMASLGQCLDKAQGSYRQAMNKLSSGRGNLIGQAEGFRALGVEVKRPISPSLAEQATEHEKNAPDALSESSLSADAGDGSPSPASERKNS; encoded by the coding sequence GTGGATATCAGCATGGTTTATGGATTGGGCGGCGGCCTGGCCGGCTTATTGGCCGGTTGGCTTATCGTTAGCCTATCGCACCAGCGGCAGCAGTCGCGTCATGAAACGGAACAACGTTTACTTGAGCAATCGTTACAGCAAACCCGGCAGCTTTTGAGTGAATGCCAGCAGGCGAAAAAAGAGGCGGAACAGCGATTACGCGAGAACGAGTTGGAGTTGCGTAATGTTCACGGCCAGCTTGCCGCGGGCCTGGAGAAGCAGCAGCAACTGGCGCAACTGCGCGAGGAGTGCGTTCAGTTGAATCAGGAACTGCGCGCGTTGCGCGAGGTGAATACCGCGCAGGAGGCCGAACTGCGGGAAGTCACCATCCGGCTGGAAGAAACGCGCATGGCCGCCGAAGAGAAGCAACGCCTGCTGATAAACAGCGAGCAGCGATTGACCACGCAGTTTGAAAATCTGGCCAACCGGATTTTTGAGCACAGCGGCCGTAAAGTGGACGAGCAGAATAGGCAGAGCCTGGATCGCTTGTTGATGCCGCTGCGCGAACAGCTTGATGGATTCAGACGCCAGGTTCAGGATAGCTTCGGCGCCGAAGCCCGTGAACGTCATACGCTGACGCATGAAATTCGCAATCTGCAACAGCTCAATGCGCAGATGGCTCGGGAGGCGATCAACCTGACCAACGCCCTGAAGGGGGACAATAAGACGCAGGGAAACTGGGGCGAAGTGGTGCTGAGCCGCGTGTTGGAAGCTTCCGGGCTGCGTGAAGGGTATGAATATGAGACTCAGGTCAGCGTGCAGACCGGCGCAAATAATCGTATGCAGCCTGACGTGGTCGTTCGTTTGCCGCAAGGCAAGGATGTGGTGATTGACGCCAAGATGTCGCTGGTGGCCTATGAGCGCTATTTTAACAGCGATGATGAAGCCGAACGTTTAGCCGCCCTGAACGATCACTTGCTCTCGGTGCGGGGGCATATTCGCCTGCTGGGGAGCAAAGACTACCAGCAACTGCCGGGGCTGCGTTCACTGGATTATGTCCTGATGTTTATTCCCGTGGAGCCGGCGTTTCTGGTGGCGATCGATCGTCAGCCAGAGTTGATCAACGAAGCGTTGAAGCACAATATTATGCTGGTTAGTCCCACAACGTTGCTGGTGGCGTTGCGTACCATCAACAATCTGTGGCGTTATGAGCAGCAGAGCCGCAATGCTCAGCGGATCGCTGAACGGGCCGCGCGGCTGTACGATAAGATGCGGCTGTTCGTCGATGATATGGCGTCATTGGGCCAATGCCTTGATAAAGCCCAGGGCAGTTATCGTCAGGCGATGAACAAGCTCTCTTCCGGGCGTGGTAACCTGATTGGTCAGGCGGAAGGGTTTCGCGCATTGGGCGTAGAGGTAAAACGTCCAATCAGTCCCTCGTTGGCGGAGCAGGCGACCGAGCACGAAAAAAACGCCCCGGACGCGTTGAGCGAGTCCTCCCTATCGGCGGATGCCGGCGACGGCTCGCCAAGCCCGGCCTCGGAAAGAAAAAATAGCTAA
- the ubiJ gene encoding ubiquinone biosynthesis protein UbiJ encodes MLITSVLTAALETALNQLLFRDRSMKAARQRLHGKTLQIELAELDVPLVLVFSEHRLDVVSQWEDRADCQLKTRLAVLMKLRDRQHLSSLMRSGDLIIEGDIQVAQQFIGLLDLAEFDPAEWLAPYLGDIVAQGISQTAQKTLGAFHRILCRQQRVLSETLTEEWRLAPGKLENAWFQDEVAALEKSTENLAERLAKLEIPR; translated from the coding sequence ATGCTGATAACGTCTGTGCTGACAGCCGCGCTGGAAACGGCGTTGAATCAGCTTCTGTTTCGTGACCGCAGTATGAAGGCAGCGCGTCAGCGCCTGCATGGAAAAACGCTGCAAATCGAACTGGCTGAACTGGATGTGCCGCTGGTGCTTGTCTTTAGCGAGCACCGTCTTGACGTGGTAAGCCAATGGGAAGACCGTGCCGATTGCCAGTTGAAAACGCGTTTAGCGGTGCTGATGAAGCTGCGCGACCGGCAGCATCTCTCTTCTCTGATGCGCAGCGGCGATTTGATCATCGAGGGCGATATCCAGGTCGCGCAGCAGTTCATCGGTCTGCTTGATCTGGCCGAGTTTGATCCTGCGGAGTGGCTGGCCCCTTATCTGGGGGACATTGTCGCGCAAGGAATAAGCCAAACGGCGCAAAAAACGCTGGGCGCTTTTCATCGCATATTGTGCCGACAGCAGCGCGTTTTGTCCGAAACGCTGACGGAAGAGTGGCGTTTGGCGCCGGGTAAACTGGAAAACGCCTGGTTCCAGGATGAGGTCGCCGCATTGGAGAAATCGACGGAGAACCTGGCTGAACGGCTGGCGAAGTTGGAGATCCCGCGATGA
- the ubiE gene encoding bifunctional demethylmenaquinone methyltransferase/2-methoxy-6-polyprenyl-1,4-benzoquinol methylase UbiE — protein sequence MADEQEKTTDFGFRTVAKNEKEVMVADVFHSVAAKYDLMNDLMSFGIHRIWKRFTIECSGVRRGQRVLDVAGGTGDLTAKFSRIVGDEGEVVLADINASMLKVGREKLRNKGIINNVSYVQANAEELPFPDDSFDCITISFGLRNVTDKEKALRSMYRVLKPGGRLLVLEFSKPVLKPLSKIYDVYSFHVLPRIGEMVARDAGSYRYLAESIRMHPDQETLKGMMVDAGFDSVNYFNLTGGIVALHRGFKF from the coding sequence ATGGCAGATGAGCAGGAGAAAACAACCGACTTTGGTTTTCGCACTGTCGCCAAGAATGAAAAAGAAGTCATGGTGGCCGATGTTTTTCATTCTGTAGCAGCAAAATATGATCTGATGAATGACCTGATGTCTTTCGGCATCCACCGTATCTGGAAAAGATTCACCATTGAGTGCAGCGGCGTGCGGCGTGGACAACGCGTGCTGGATGTCGCGGGGGGAACCGGCGACCTGACGGCAAAATTCTCCCGCATTGTTGGCGATGAAGGAGAAGTGGTTTTAGCCGATATCAACGCCTCGATGCTGAAGGTCGGTCGTGAAAAATTACGCAACAAAGGCATTATCAATAATGTCAGCTATGTGCAGGCGAATGCCGAGGAACTGCCGTTCCCGGATGATTCCTTTGACTGCATCACCATCTCTTTTGGTTTACGCAACGTCACCGATAAAGAAAAAGCGTTGCGTTCCATGTACCGGGTATTGAAACCGGGCGGACGACTGCTGGTGCTGGAGTTCTCCAAACCGGTACTGAAGCCGTTAAGTAAAATTTACGACGTCTATTCGTTCCACGTTCTGCCGAGAATCGGGGAGATGGTGGCGAGAGACGCTGGAAGCTATCGCTATCTGGCGGAGTCAATCCGCATGCATCCCGATCAGGAAACGCTGAAAGGAATGATGGTTGATGCCGGTTTTGATAGCGTGAATTATTTCAATCTTACCGGTGGGATTGTCGCATTACATCGTGGTTTTAAATTCTGA